In a single window of the Cucumis melo cultivar AY chromosome 11, USDA_Cmelo_AY_1.0, whole genome shotgun sequence genome:
- the LOC103499681 gene encoding phenylcoumaran benzylic ether reductase POP1-like: MAQKLKVLIIGGTGYIGKFVVEASALAGHPTFVLVRQSTLSDSAKSSIIDSFRNLGVNFVFGDIFDNESLVRAIQQVDVVISTVGRGLLSHQQNIISAIKQAGNIKRFFPSEFGNDVDRVHAVEPAKSMFARKVEIRRVVEAEGIPHTFVVSNFFDGYYLRNFSQPGATEPPRDKIKIFGDGNLKVIYNKEEDIGTYTIRAIDDPRTFNKILYIRPPANIYSTNELVSLWEKKICRILEKTYVSEEELVKNIQETPVPLNTALAISHSAFVKGDHTNFDIEPSIGVEASELYPDVHYTTVEDYLNQFV; encoded by the exons ATGGCTCAGAAGCTCAAGGTTCTCATCATCGGAGGTACTGGTTACATCGGAAAGTTCGTAGTAGAAGCCAGTGCCCTAGCAGGTCATCCAACTTTTGTATTGGTCCGCCAATCTACGCTCTCCGACTCCGCCAAGTCTTCGATCATCGATAGTTTCAGGAACTTAGGTGTCAATTTCGTCTTC GGTGATATCTTCGACAATGAGAGTCTGGTTAGGGCAATACAGCAGGTTGATGTGGTGATATCCACCGTTGGTCGTGGTTTGTTATCCCATCAACAAAATATCATATCTGCTATCAAACAAGCTGGCAATATTAAG AGATTTTTTCCCTCGGAGTTTGGCAATGATGTGGATCGTGTTCACGCCGTGGAGCCAGCAAAGTCGATGTTTGCCAGAAAGGTTGAAATTCGTAGGGTTGTTGAGGCAGAGGGAATCCCCCACACATTTGTAGTTAGCAATTTCTTCGATGGTTACTATCTTCGCAACTTTTCTCAGCCAGGAGCTACCGAACCACCTAGAGACAAAATCAAAATCTTTGGGGATGGAAATCTCAAAG TAATTTACAACAAGGAAGAAGACATTGGGACATACACCATCAGAGCCATAGATGATCCAAGAACCTTCAACAAGATCTTGTACATTAGACCTCCTGCCAACATCTACTCGACGAATGAGCTAGTCTCACTATGGGAGAAAAAAATTTGCAGGATTCTTGAGAAAACCTATGTCTCAGAGGAGGAGCTTGTGAAAAACATCCAAG AGACTCCAGTGCCACTTAATACAGCATTAGCAATTAGTCATAGTGCTTTTGTGAAGGGAGATCATACCAACTTTGATATTGAACCATCAATTGGAGTGGAAGCATCAGAGCTGTATCCAGATGTTCATTACACAACTGTAGAAGACTACCTCAATCAATTTGTTTAG
- the LOC103499680 gene encoding phenylcoumaran benzylic ether reductase POP1-like: MAQKVLIIGGTGYIGKFIVQASAKAGHPTYALIRRSSLESPAKNRILNHFKSLGVNFLFGDLFDNESLVKAIKQVDVVISTLGGHMVPHQHKILSAIKQAGNVKRFFPSEFGNDADHIDAVEPAKSMYSAKAEFRRAVEAEGIPHTFVVCNFFDGYFLSNLSQPDASVPPRDKVVILGDGTPKVIYNKEEDVGTYTIRAIDDPRTLNKIMYLRPPANIYSTNDLVSLWERKIGKSLKRIYVPEEEVLKKIRETSYPLNIELALCHTAQVKGSQTNFDIEPSFGVEASALYPDVRYTTVEEYLDQFV; the protein is encoded by the exons ATGGCTCAGAAGGTTCTTATCATCGGTGGAACTGGCTACATCGGAAAATTCATAGTACAAGCTAGCGCCAAAGCTGGTCATCCTACCTATGCATTGATCCGCAGGTCTTCCCTCGAAAGCCCCGCCAAGAATCGAATCCTCAATCATTTCAAAAGCTTAGGTGTCAATTTCCTCTTC GGCGATCTCTTTGACAATGAGAGTTTGGTTAAGGCGATTAAGCAGGTTGATGTGGTGATATCAACCCTTGGTGGCCATATGGTTCCCCATCAACATAAGATCCTATCTGCTATCAAGCAAGCTGGCAATGTGAAG AGATTCTTTCCTTCTGAGTTCGGTAATGACGCGGATCATATCGATGCAGTGGAGCCAGCGAAATCGATGTATTCTGCAAAGGCTGAATTTCGTAGGGCTGTTGAAGCTGAGGGAATCCCACATACATTTGTGGTATGCAATTTTTTCGATGGTTACTTTCTTAGCAACTTGTCTCAGCCGGATGCAAGCGTCCCACCTAGAGACAAAGTCGTTATCTTAGGAGATGGAACTCCCAAAG TCATTTACAACAAGGAAGAAGACGTTGGAACGTACACAATCCGAGCGATAGATGATCCAAGAACCCTCAACAAAATCATGTACCTTAGGCCTCCAGCCAACATCTACTCAACCAATGATCTCGTGTCTCTTTGGGAGAGAAAAATTGGCAAGAGTCTTAAAAGAATCTATGTACCAGAGGAGGAAGTATTGAAGAAAATCCGAG AGACTTCATATCCACTTAATATAGAGTTGGCACTATGTCACACTGCTCAAGTGAAGGGATCTCAAACTAATTTTGATATCGAACCATCTTTTGGAGTTGAAGCTTCAGCATTGTACCCAGATGTTCGATATACAACTGTGGAAGAATACCTTGACCAGTTTGTCTAA
- the LOC103499679 gene encoding probable pinoresinol-lariciresinol reductase 3 → MNFKPQFNLSRTYHPRVCPFRTTHFRDYWVKPPRGAPNSIPSDSSSSPVESATRLQFNSIMEEKSKILIVGATGYLGFHLAQASCNASHPTFALIRDSTFSSPHKLDKLRALSDAGVKFIKGSLDDEASLVEAVNQVDVVICAVSSKQVSEQKPLIRIIKQSGSIKRFIPSEFGLDPDKVQILNMDYDFYSRKAEIRRLVEAEGIPYTIVSCNFFTSYLLPSLVQPGMKSPPRDKVTIFGDGNTKGVFMKVDDVAALTISAVDDPRTLNKVVYLRPEGNVYSLNELVEIWESKIGKKLEKNYVSEEELLKKIEETPYPDNMEFIFVYSAFIKGDQVYFDMEASNGVDGSKLYPQLKYTTISEFLDTLL, encoded by the exons ATTATTGGGTGAAACCACCGCGGGGAGCTCCAAATTCCATACCGTCAGATTCTTCATCGTCGCCGGTGGAATCTGCCACACGTCTCCAATTCAACTCGATAATGGAGGAGAAAAGCAAGATTCTGATCGTCGGAGCAACAGGTTATCTAGGGTTCCATTTGGCTCAAGCCAGCTGCAATGCTTCTCACCCTACATTTGCTCTCATCAGAGATTCTACTTTCTCTTCACCTCACAAACTAGACAAGCTCCGAGCTCTCTCCGATGCTGGAGTTAAATTCATTAAG GGTTCTCTGGACGACGAAGCTAGCCTTGTGGAAGCTGTTAATCAAGTGGATGTAGTCATCTGTGCTGTTTCCTCTAAACAGGTGTCGGAACAGAAGCCTCTGATTCGAATCATCAAACAATCTGGCTCCATTAAG AGGTTTATTCCATCAGAATTTGGACTTGATCCTGATAAGGTTCAAATCTTAAACATGGATTATGACTTCTATTCCCGCAAAGCCGAAATTCGTCGGCTGGTTGAAGCTGAAGGCATTCCATATACCATAGTTTCTTGCAATTTTTTTACAAGTTATTTACTTCCTTCCCTTGTTCAACCAGGCATGAAAAGCCCTCCAAGGGATAAGGTGACAATATTTGGTGATGGAAATACCAAAG GTGTTTTTATGAAGGTCGATGATGTTGCTGCTTTAACAATTAGTGCAGTGGATGATCCACGCACATTGAACAAGGTAGTCTATTTAAGGCCTGAAGGAAATGTTTATTCCTTGAATGAATTGGTTGAGATTTGGGAGAGTAAAATTGGGAAGAAGCTTGAGAAGAATTATGTATCAGAAGAGGAGCTGCTAAAGAAAATTGAAG AGACTCCTTACCCTGACAACATGGAGTTCATCTTCGTATATTCTGCATTTATAAAGGGAGATCAAGTATATTTCGATATGGAGGCATCAAATGGAGTTGATGGTTCAAAATTATATCCACAACTCAAGTATACGACGATTAGTGAGTTTTTGGACACCCTTTTGTAA